The genome window cacattgtaccattagaacactggagtgatagttgctggaaatgggcctctatacacctatgtagatattgcaccaaaaagcagacatttgcagctagaatagtcatttaccacattagcaatgtatagagtgtatttctttaaagttaagactagtttaaagttatcttcattgaaaagtacagtgcttttccttcaaaaataaggacatttacatgtgaccccaaacttttgaacggtagtgtatattaagtgggatttttcagaaaaacaaatataaacagtaacacaaaaacaagctgtctctgtgctCACTATATGTGAATAGCCATGCctcgaggcgttttttccggtccattatttttactgcttgtgtgacatcacaggaaattatGTAgcccagtctaatgactgagctgcgtcatttcctgtgatgtcccacagggcatttcctgttggacgggattcgttcccagggatttgtATAAAGaaccaattttttttctttactatagtggcctcgataacgggaaccggttctcaaaaagggattggagtccatggaatcggttctttttttatcgaacggttcttttcttatcgaacaaccgggagaaccgtttggaacatcatccctagccaccACATTCGATTTtattctcacaatattgcaaccttctccttcttctctcaCATGACTTATCTATTTTCCCCTGGACTTGTCACGGTGGCCCCAATACTCCGTCATAGGTTTATTTTGCCAAGATATGCATATTTCACACTGTGAGCAAAGTGCCATAAATCCACTAATCATGGTGTACAATAAAGTAAGGAAGTACGCTACATAACTAACACGTCGCGCCATCTTGTGCTTTTTGGACTTCCATCTTCCTGTAAAGTGCATCATTTCTTCTGGACACTGTGAGGAGCTCAGCTGCTCTTGGCTCTTTCCTCTTTTTTACTGAGCAGAGCCTCCAGGAGGCGGAGCTTTGCTTTGAGGTTCTTGTACTGGCGGTACTCCTCTGCCATAGGGCCGCGGTCGTCCTTTTGACAGACCCTACAGGAGGAGAGAGGACGCTGGGTTCATTTGTGGACGCTCCCTAAGTTGCCTTAGCGTTGTACATGAGTGTGTTGGATGCTGCATCCATCACTTCCTTCTTTTCTCCTTATTTCAGTGACTTTGATGCTTTCTTTGTGACTTGACACCATGCATCCTTCACACCAAAATGCTCCGAATTGGTTTAAAGACGGAATAAAAGGCAaaagcaaagtgtgtgtgtgtgagtgtgtgtgtgtgtacctgccaCTCAGCGTGTAGAAAAGGTCTTCAAACTCTCGAAGCGCTCGATGAAGCCTTCGTTTTTCCAAGCGTGTGATCCTCAGGTGGTCTAATAATTCAGATCTGTATGAAGAAAAGAGAAATATGAGTCAAATAATGAAAAGATTTAGTCTCCATAACAAAAACGTCTACCTGGAGGCCTCATGTAGCGTTGCCATGGTGACCACCTGCATCTGGAgagacttgacctcctccagtgGAGACACCAcaggtgttgccatggtgaccaccTGCATCTGGAgagacttgacctcctccaggggaGACACCACAGGTGTGTGGGATATCTCCACGGCGGGAGCAGAGAGCGGCGCCCCCAATGACTCACTTCCTGGTGTGGGGTTTGGCTCTTCATCAGaaccctcctcttcctcctgtgacgtcacacaaaGCTTCAATAACAGTGTTATTGGCCTTTTGGAATGATGTAATGTTCCTGTTAGGCCACATGAGGGCAGCATTGGCGGCAACATAAGTTACATTTGTAGctttcttttatattttatgttttttgttaaatcttgaatattgtgcttttttaaaatgaaaaatattacttttttttcttttaattgtttttttttttaattgcaactttttctatacTTTTTCCTGATCTATGACCTTTtgtaatacagtatttgttttttcTTATATTAAATTTGTATTTAAGTTATTGCAATCTTATTTTATTAACctcttattttttgtaattttatatcttaaaaatatattttttttattctgattATGTGAATATTTCTTTAAAAGGTTTCTTATAATTCTATGATTGTAACTAAAGAAAAAACTGCTTAATATTACATGAATTGTTTAAGTAAAAAATTCACAATATCACAAGAAAACTATTTCTAAATTACAAGATTCCAAGAAAAAAAGGCAAATAAAAtaactactatatatatacatacatatacatatatatattctatcGTAGTtgttttacaatatatatatatatatatatatattctattgtaGTTAAAACAGACTGTAAAAATGCACGGCTCATCCGTTGATCTTCACTCATTTATGATAAcgcgataaaaaaaataattgacagCCTCAGTTTTAATTACTATGAACTTCAACCATTACATTTTTGTGTTGCATTATATTTTTCATATTAATATTTGTCTGCAATAAAGTTTATACAACTCCTTTTTGCTTTAACCTCTtagggcccaagctgtttgtttacatgcttttttttatttctctttgctatttgggattATTGGACCCAAATTAgagtaaaaactaaaaataatgtttttatatgATgtgcttagtccataagtacacaaacgtgtacttcatgtttagtgtagggctgcaacaactaatcgattaaatcgataaaaaaaaaaaaattggcgattaatttagtcatcgattcgttggatctatgctatgcgcatgtgcagaggctactttttatttttattttttttaattatttttttaataaacctttatttataaactgcaacatgtacaaacagctgagaaacaatcatcaaaataagtatggtgccagtatgctgttttttttcaataaaatactggaaaggatagaaatgtagtttgtctcttttatccgattattaatcgattaatcgaagtaataatcaacagattaatcgattgtcaaattagttgcagccttagtttactgacatgctaattcttatttttacactttttccccccaaattccattgtatgttatactcttctgccaccaccagatggcagtataagtgtccacatttgtggccataagaccccaattcagtagtgtacacaaatgtggaaataagagctaaaaggtgctgtccacgcttgtggccactaagcctttagaggttgaaTGTAAAACTTGTTGTCTTGTTTGTTCTTTTGTCATTTGACTTCTTTTCCTAACTATTTTCTTGAAAGAACAAAGTTTCTTAATATTTGGacattttaaattgaaaaaaaccaaACACATTTCTTACTCTCGTTCAAAAAGCGTCgtctttttttggtctttttcagATCAAGTATTTTTGCCCCTGCAAGTAGAAGTACTCACGATGGTGGTGATGAGCgtgggtgaggaggaggaggggagCAGCAGCTGTTTGAGGACGTGATAGCGATCATAGAAAGGCTTGATGACGGAACATTCCTGAACTGTACTCTGATGAAACAAAGACAAAGAACAAATACTTGGATCAACTCTTTTATTTCAATGACTCTTCTAGTGTCTAGAAGAGTAAATCATTGGTCTATAATTCATTAAATGTGCATCAAAAAACATTGACATGAACAACTGTGGCTGTAGGAAACATCCTCATGTAGTttattaaacactttttttttccaatttgtcACACTTTTATTATTCCATTATTTTTATCTTACAATTTTAGTCCTTTACAAGAATACATGAAGAAACAGAGGCTTGAGAAGCTAAACTAAtgctttcattttacattttcaatgggactTTTGGGGGAcatcatttattttattcaaccaactttgatgttttttcatGTTTGATGAAGTTCTGCTCACAAAAATAAACGTGTCTTACAAATGTTTGCATGCATGTCAGTTTATGATGACCACaacatgtttatatttatgtctGGATAGGATGGTTGGTATAAATGACCCCAAATTTCCTGTTAatttccattaattcccatatattcccattaattcccatatattcccattcattcccatgtattcccattaattcccatatattcccattcattcccatatattcccattcattcccattaattcccatatattcccattaattcccatatattcccattaattcccatatattcccattcattcccatatattcccattaattcccatatattcccatcaattcccatatattcccattcattcccatatattcccatatattcccattcattcccatatattcccatatattcccattcattcccatatattcccattcattcccattaattcccatatattcccattaattcccatatattcccattcattcccatatattcccattaattcccatatattcccatcaattcccatatattcccattcattcccatatattcccatatattcccattcattcccatatattcccattcattcccatatattcccattcattcccattcattcccattaattcccatatattcccattcattcccatatattcccatacattcccattaattcccatatattcccattaattcccatatattcccattaattcccatatattcccatatattcccattcattcccatatattcccattcattcccatatattcacatACATTCCCATATAttaccattaattcccatatattaccattaattcccatgtattcccattaattcccatatattcccattcattcccatatattcacatACATTCCCATATAttaccattaattcccatatattaccattaattcccatgtattcccattaattcccatatattcccattcattcccatatattcccattcattcccatatattcccattaattcccatatattcccattcattcccatatattcccattcattcccatatattcccattcattcccattaattcccattaattcccatatattcccattcattcccatatattcccattaattcccatatattcccattcattcccatatattcccatacattcccatatattcccattaattcccatatattcccatatattcccattaattcccatatattctcattaattcccatatattcccattaattcccatatattcccattaattcccatatattcccattaattcccatatattcccattaattcccatatattcccattaattcccatgtattcccattaattcccatatattcccattcattcccatatattcccattaattcccattaattcccatatattcccatatattcccattaattcccatatattcccattcattcccatatattcccattcattcccatatattcccattaattcccatatattcccattaattcccatatattcccatatattcccattcattcccatatattcccattcattcccattaattcccattaattcccatatattcccattcattcccatatattcccattaattcccattaattcccatatattcccattcattcccatatattcccattcattcccatatattcccatacattcccattaattcccatgtattcccatatattcccatatattcccattcattcccatatattcccatacattcccattaattcacatatattcccattaattcccattaattcccatatattaccattaattcccatgtattcccattaattcccatatattcccattcattcccatgtattcccattcattcccatatattcccattaattcccatatattcccattaattcccatatattcccattaattcccattaattcccatatattcccattaattcccatatattcccattaattcccatatattcccattcattcccatatattcccatacattcccatatattcccattaattcccatatattcccattaattcccatatattcccattaattcccgtatattcccatatattcccattcattcccatatattcccatatattcccatacattcccattaattcccatatataaccattaattcccatatattcccatatattcccattaattcccatatattcccattaattcccatatattcccattaattcccatatattcccattcattcccatatattcccattcattcccatatattcccattcattcccatatatatcccattaattcccatatattcccattaattcccatatattcccattcattcccatatattcccattcattcccatatattcccattcattcccatatattcccattaattcccatatattcccattcattcccatatattccctttaattcccatatattcccattcattcccatatatatcCAATTAATTCCgaaatattcccatatattcccattaattcccataacaatttagtggaatagccttcatttctaagaacaagaatagactgtccagtttcagatgaaagttctctttttctggccattttgagcgtttaattgagcccacaaatgtgatgctccagaaactcaatctgctcaaaggaaggtcagttttgtagcttctgtaacgagctaaagtgttttcacatgtgtgaacatgattgcacaagggttttctaatcatcaattagccttctgagccaatgagcaaacacattgtaccattagaacactggagtgatagttgctggaaatgggcctctatacacctatgtagatattgcaccaaaaagcagacatttgcagctagaatagtcatttaccacattagcaatgtatagagtgtatttctttaaagttaagttatcttcattgaaaagtacagtgcttttccttcaaaaataaggacatttacatgtgaccccaaacttttgaacggtagtgtatgttatattttatatcgctatatttagtctatttatacctgcaatgtcctttccatccttacactttccatcattgtaactgagctactgtgttgaacaatttcccttgtggatcattaaagtttgtctaagtctaagtctatggctgtttatgacccccctcccttagaaacagctgttgcaatgtaatcaagctaaGGCTTCATTAGGAAACTGCAGTTAAGCTCAATAAATAAAGCATATCAATTGTATTGCGTTGACATTTATGCAACAATTCCAATAAGATGGAAGACAGTTTTTACCGGACGTCCATGCAGACTCTCAAAGTAGAGGAGACACTTCTGCAGGCTGGACTTCTCCAAGCTCATCTGGTGATGGTTCATGTCCTGCACATGAAGACAAGACACGGTCAGCGTGTCACCAAGTACTGACCTGACCGGACCTGTGCAGAGTTCCCAGTCACACCTGGATGCTGTCCGGCAGTCCCAGCTCTCGTCTCCGGTCCTTCAGCCTGCTGGCCATGACGTGCAGAGTGTCCTCCACGCTGTTGCTGCTGTTGTTGATGTGTTCCAGCTCAGGTCCTGAGAGTCCAGACTCCCTCGGGGCCATCAAAGACCCCCTCAGGACGTCGGCCTCTACGTCACACAGCTTGAGCTCTGCACATTGTCAACATTATTGTTACACATTCATACATCACTACTTTACGACCTAAACACATAAATATTTCATACAATTATTCAATAAAATATCATATTTGTTACAAATTATAGAGAATTTTTGTGTagtagtaccagtagagtggaaaaacaagttgcctctgtaTTGAAGCTAGTGTTGTCcctatatcaatattttggtaccggtaccaaaatgtatttctgtacttttcagtaattttctaaataaaggagaccacaaaaaaggtcattattgtctttatttgaacaaaacatcagtgttgtttagtgtggtttcactatatggcacatgtgtatgacagtgttgtttagtgtggtttcactatatggcacatgtttatgacagtgttgtttagtgtggtttcactatatggcacatgtgtatgacagtgttgtttagtgtggtttcactatatggcacatgtttatgacagtgttgtttagtgtggtttcactatatggcacatgtgtatgacagtgttgtttagtgtggtttcactatatggcacatgtgtatgacagtgttgtttagtgtggtttcactatatggcacatgtttatgacagtgttgtttagtgtggtttcactatatggcacatgtttatgacagtgttgtttagtgtggtttcactatatggcacatgtttatgacagtgttgtttagtgtggtttcactatatggcacatgtttatgacagtgttgtttagtgtggtttcactatatggcacaggtgtatgacagtgttgtttagtgtggtttcactatatggcacatgtttatgacagtgtggtttcactatatggcacatgtttatgacagtgtggtttcactatatggcacatgtttatgacagtgtggtttcactatatggcacatgtttatgacagtgttgtttagtgtggtttcactatatggcagatgtgtatgacagtgttgtttagtgtggtttca of Entelurus aequoreus isolate RoL-2023_Sb linkage group LG09, RoL_Eaeq_v1.1, whole genome shotgun sequence contains these proteins:
- the fam13c gene encoding protein FAM13C isoform X2 — translated: MFCFCFQSPSLKLQALEADTGPPNPAPEDQKSLPAHRQPPSSHTPVLHSPPPVERPQPVDSSPSGPACSPAPPPWGDEEPLSSSPGSTSSPPLLSSLTTSECPVPSPRCPNLSGSLRYNLDPDSAPSPPCSQHIRMARCSVRAEPDDAASSVSVLKRHVQTLRKRIRQLEEHFEQERLKPSSYDKTAHPEVARLIKELLKSRKQLKELKLCDVEADVLRGSLMAPRESGLSGPELEHINNSSNSVEDTLHVMASRLKDRRRELGLPDSIQDMNHHQMSLEKSSLQKCLLYFESLHGRPSTVQECSVIKPFYDRYHVLKQLLLPSSSSPTLITTIEEEEGSDEEPNPTPGSESLGAPLSAPAVEISHTPVVSPLEEVKSLQMQVVTMATLHEASRSELLDHLRITRLEKRRLHRALREFEDLFYTLSGRVCQKDDRGPMAEEYRQYKNLKAKLRLLEALLSKKEERAKSS
- the fam13c gene encoding protein FAM13C isoform X1, whose translation is MFCFCFQSPSLKLQALEADTGPPNPAPEDQKSLPAHRQPPSSHTPVLHSPPPVERPQPVDSSPSGPACSPAPPPWGDEEPLSSSPGSTSSPPLLSSLTTSECPVPSPRCPNLSGSLRYNLDPDSAPSPPCSQHIRMARCSVRAEPDDAASSVSVLKRHVQTLRKRIRQLEEHFEQERLKPSSYDKTAHPEVARLIKELLKSRKQLKELKLCDVEADVLRGSLMAPRESGLSGPELEHINNSSNSVEDTLHVMASRLKDRRRELGLPDSIQDMNHHQMSLEKSSLQKCLLYFESLHGRPSTVQECSVIKPFYDRYHVLKQLLLPSSSSPTLITTIEEEEGSDEEPNPTPGSESLGAPLSAPAVEISHTPVVSPLEEVKSLQMQVVTMATPVVSPLEEVKSLQMQVVTMATLHEASRSELLDHLRITRLEKRRLHRALREFEDLFYTLSGRVCQKDDRGPMAEEYRQYKNLKAKLRLLEALLSKKEERAKSS